In Caldicellulosiruptor obsidiansis OB47, a single window of DNA contains:
- the purS gene encoding phosphoribosylformylglycinamidine synthase subunit PurS: MLKAEIFVYLKKSISDPPGIAVLNSLKSLGFDNVEKVRMGKYIVVYLNENDIEKAKEQVKLMCEKLLCNPVMEEYKFNISEE, translated from the coding sequence ATGCTTAAAGCTGAGATTTTTGTATATTTAAAAAAATCAATTTCAGACCCACCAGGAATTGCTGTGTTGAATTCTTTAAAGAGTCTGGGATTTGACAATGTAGAAAAAGTCAGAATGGGAAAGTATATTGTGGTATATTTGAACGAAAATGATATTGAAAAAGCAAAAGAACAGGTAAAACTCATGTGTGAAAAGCTTTTATGCAACCCTGTCATGGAAGAATACAAGTTTAACATTTCGGAGGAGTAA
- a CDS encoding NCS2 family permease, whose translation MLENIFKLKERKTDAKTEVIAGFTTFITMAYIIFVNPSILSTTGLDKQAVFFATCIGAAVGTLIMALYANLPFALAPGMGLNAFFTYTVCLQMKYTPQQALAAVFISGIIFIIITLMGLRQAIIRSIPISLKHAMTAGIGLFISFIGFINAGIVVIDSGTKLPKFGDFTSAFKPLTSNPSINQQILTSRGAVLALIGLLLIGVLIAKRVKGAIIIGIVITTLLSFIAKLVDISKFTFSLNSFRLKAFNFDFKGLFAAQTHDKGFVALFLSLFAVVLTFTLIDMFDNIGTLVGLADKAGMLDEKGDIPNMDRALMADAFATTIGAILGTSTVTTYIESAAGIEEGGRTGLTSLVTGILFILALVIAPFIGLVPSQATAPALIAVGVMMISSIKKIDFNDFEEALPAFLTIVIMPFTYSIANGISAGIIFYVLVKLLRGKAKEVHPITYILAILFILRFMVIAH comes from the coding sequence GTGTTAGAAAATATTTTTAAGCTCAAGGAAAGAAAAACTGATGCGAAGACAGAGGTCATTGCAGGTTTTACCACATTTATCACAATGGCGTACATAATCTTTGTCAATCCTTCTATTCTCAGCACAACTGGACTTGACAAGCAAGCTGTCTTTTTTGCAACATGTATTGGTGCGGCGGTTGGAACTCTTATTATGGCACTTTACGCTAATCTTCCATTTGCTCTTGCACCTGGCATGGGTCTTAACGCTTTCTTTACCTACACTGTATGCCTTCAAATGAAGTATACTCCTCAACAAGCATTGGCAGCGGTGTTTATATCAGGTATTATATTCATAATAATTACTCTAATGGGGCTTCGACAAGCTATAATTAGGTCAATTCCCATTTCGCTAAAGCATGCCATGACAGCAGGAATAGGGTTATTTATTTCATTTATTGGATTTATAAATGCAGGAATTGTGGTTATTGATTCAGGAACGAAATTGCCTAAATTTGGAGATTTTACAAGTGCATTTAAACCACTCACAAGCAATCCTAGTATAAATCAACAAATACTTACTTCTCGAGGGGCAGTACTTGCCTTGATTGGGCTCTTACTGATAGGCGTGCTAATAGCTAAGAGAGTAAAGGGTGCAATTATAATAGGAATAGTAATTACTACACTACTAAGTTTTATAGCAAAGTTGGTTGATATTTCTAAATTTACTTTTTCATTAAATTCATTCAGATTAAAAGCTTTCAATTTTGATTTTAAGGGATTATTTGCTGCACAAACTCATGATAAAGGCTTTGTAGCTTTATTTTTGAGTTTGTTTGCAGTTGTATTAACATTTACACTTATTGATATGTTTGACAATATAGGAACGCTTGTAGGTCTTGCTGATAAAGCGGGCATGCTTGACGAAAAAGGTGATATTCCTAACATGGATAGGGCGTTGATGGCAGATGCGTTTGCTACAACTATAGGGGCAATTTTGGGAACCTCCACAGTTACAACATATATTGAAAGTGCAGCTGGTATAGAAGAGGGCGGAAGGACAGGTCTTACATCCTTGGTTACAGGTATTTTATTTATCCTTGCATTGGTGATTGCGCCGTTTATAGGGCTTGTGCCATCCCAGGCAACTGCTCCAGCCTTGATTGCTGTTGGTGTGATGATGATCAGCTCTATCAAAAAGATTGATTTTAACGATTTTGAGGAAGCTCTTCCAGCGTTTTTAACAATTGTAATTATGCCGTTTACTTACAGCATTGCGAACGGTATTTCGGCGGGTATTATATTCTATGTTTTGGTTAAACTTTTAAGAGGAAAAGCAAAAGAGGTTCATCCTATAACATATATTCTTGCTATACTTTTTATTCTGAGATTCATGGTTATTGCACACTAA
- a CDS encoding phage holin family protein yields the protein MSEKTEKRYASWLGIIVRFVVASFMMLLMQLIYPNFVFSNWMIGIALIVAISVITYIIERITTLYRTPIGRGIIAFLVTFAILYFGNMSVPGIKIPIIANLVTSFVVGMFDIFLPDRVF from the coding sequence ATGAGTGAAAAAACTGAAAAAAGGTATGCAAGCTGGCTTGGTATAATTGTGAGATTTGTTGTTGCTTCATTTATGATGCTTTTGATGCAGCTCATTTACCCTAACTTTGTATTCAGTAATTGGATGATAGGAATAGCTTTAATTGTAGCAATATCTGTGATAACATATATAATTGAAAGAATAACAACACTTTATAGAACCCCTATAGGAAGAGGAATAATTGCTTTTTTAGTAACTTTTGCCATCTTATATTTTGGTAATATGTCAGTACCAGGTATCAAAATACCAATTATCGCTAATTTGGTTACCTCTTTTGTGGTGGGAATGTTTGATATATTTTTGCCAGACAGGGTATTTTAA
- the purQ gene encoding phosphoribosylformylglycinamidine synthase subunit PurQ: MKFGVVVFPGSNCDSDCFHVIKDVINEDVEYIWHDSDEKLTGFDCIILPGGFSYGDYLRAGAIARFSKVMPRIEEFAHNGGLVIGICNGFQILTESHLLPGALIRNKNLKFICSDQYVKVVNTNTPFTNLYTKGEVINLPIAHGEGNYVVDEETLKQMIQNQQIVLQYCDKYGNVNDETNPNGSILSIAGVCNKEKNVFGLMPHPERSSEKILGCEDGKRVFLSIVNFLKSR; encoded by the coding sequence ATGAAGTTTGGCGTTGTAGTGTTTCCGGGTTCTAACTGTGATAGTGATTGTTTTCATGTTATTAAAGATGTTATCAATGAAGATGTCGAGTATATTTGGCACGACAGTGATGAAAAATTAACGGGGTTTGATTGTATAATCTTGCCTGGCGGATTTTCGTACGGGGATTATTTGAGAGCTGGAGCAATAGCAAGGTTTTCGAAAGTAATGCCAAGGATAGAGGAATTTGCGCACAATGGAGGACTTGTGATAGGGATATGCAATGGGTTTCAGATCCTTACTGAGAGTCATCTTTTGCCAGGTGCGCTGATAAGAAATAAAAATCTTAAATTTATCTGTAGTGACCAGTATGTAAAGGTAGTGAATACAAACACTCCTTTTACTAATCTCTACACAAAAGGTGAAGTAATAAATCTGCCTATTGCCCATGGTGAGGGTAACTATGTTGTAGATGAAGAAACATTAAAACAAATGATTCAAAATCAGCAGATTGTTTTGCAGTATTGTGACAAATATGGCAACGTCAATGATGAAACAAATCCCAATGGTTCTATTCTAAGTATAGCAGGTGTGTGTAACAAGGAGAAAAATGTTTTTGGACTGATGCCCCATCCTGAAAGAAGTAGCGAGAAAATCTTAGGTTGCGAAGATGGTAAAAGAGTATTTTTAAGTATTGTCAATTTTTTGAAGTCGAGGTGA
- a CDS encoding AIR synthase family protein gives MDIGKVPVEILQKHIFSKSKTSKNILLFPNIGEDCAAVDIEGEIAVLTMDPITAGDSMSGFLSVIVACNDLAAAGAQPLGILTTVLLPPGSGEDEFAHILTQIRDACNKLNIHLLGGHSEVTTAVTRPLIVSTGFGRVKKEFLVSTGGAKPGDKIVITKTIGLEGIFILYNKYKEKLKDILNSHEEKEIESFVEKLSVVKEGMIAREYASSMHDITEGGLFGAIYEVCRASSKGAVIYENMINLSSAVQKVCAFFNLNPYKLISSGSMLITTNRADELVKKLWRNGIECCVVGEIMERPNIEFISKSGEIIYINELPIDEIYKVV, from the coding sequence TTGGATATAGGAAAGGTACCTGTAGAGATACTACAAAAACATATCTTTAGTAAATCAAAAACAAGCAAAAACATTTTGTTGTTTCCTAATATTGGAGAAGATTGTGCTGCTGTAGATATTGAAGGAGAAATAGCTGTTCTTACTATGGATCCAATTACAGCAGGCGATAGTATGAGCGGTTTTTTATCGGTTATTGTTGCTTGCAATGATTTGGCGGCAGCTGGAGCACAGCCACTTGGAATACTTACTACTGTGCTTCTTCCCCCTGGAAGTGGTGAGGATGAATTTGCGCATATATTAACTCAAATAAGAGATGCTTGCAATAAATTAAACATACATCTTTTGGGCGGACACAGTGAAGTGACAACTGCAGTTACAAGACCATTGATTGTTTCAACTGGATTTGGAAGGGTAAAAAAAGAGTTTCTTGTTTCTACAGGTGGAGCAAAGCCTGGTGATAAAATTGTTATAACAAAAACAATAGGTTTAGAAGGTATTTTTATTTTATATAACAAGTATAAAGAAAAACTAAAGGATATATTAAATAGCCACGAAGAAAAAGAAATAGAAAGCTTTGTAGAAAAATTAAGTGTTGTAAAGGAAGGGATGATAGCAAGAGAATATGCCTCCAGTATGCATGATATTACAGAAGGTGGACTTTTTGGAGCTATATATGAGGTGTGCAGAGCATCAAGTAAAGGTGCAGTAATATATGAAAATATGATAAATCTCAGTAGTGCAGTTCAAAAAGTGTGCGCTTTTTTTAATTTAAATCCATATAAGCTTATCTCAAGTGGAAGTATGTTAATTACGACAAACAGGGCAGATGAACTGGTAAAAAAGCTTTGGAGAAATGGCATTGAATGCTGTGTAGTAGGAGAAATTATGGAAAGACCAAATATAGAATTTATATCTAAAAGTGGAGAGATAATTTATATCAATGAGTTGCCAATAGATGAAATATATAAAGTTGTGTAA
- a CDS encoding sensor histidine kinase, with amino-acid sequence MKSIYFKFVLTYTIIIAVGFLIFGTVLNNLTENYFISQKQTQLVREAEKIATGLALWYITGFLEQDRLRFEIRFLRDYLNASILLINKNANVILNSDEQVYIDDFNLRKIRDKVFEGEIAVKKLLIGDIIKREYLVIGYPVVINNHIISGLLLITSTDEIRQTLKMYNRIIWLVTLFEVLVVLIITYALTQRIITPIKKLAQASRRIAEGDFSQKIPIPNNSDDEISELISSFNYMTEKLENLEMMRKSFISNVSHELRSPLTSIRGFVEGILDRTIPDDKRDFYLTLVKEEVIKLNNLINQLLELSRLEWGKINVNLSEFKIYSVIAEELIKFEKRIEEKEIDVSLQVDEELVVKADRDLISRVIHNLLDNAIKYNKVGGKIYIYSEVVNGKAYITIQDTGVGIPEKLQKLIWERFYKVDESRSLENGVGLGLSIVKEIIKLHKQNIWVESEEGVGSKFTFTLDLK; translated from the coding sequence TTGAAATCCATATATTTTAAATTTGTACTGACATATACAATCATAATTGCAGTCGGATTTTTAATTTTTGGAACAGTACTCAATAACTTGACAGAAAACTATTTTATCTCTCAAAAGCAGACTCAGCTTGTTCGTGAAGCAGAAAAGATTGCAACTGGACTGGCTCTGTGGTATATCACAGGTTTTTTGGAGCAAGATAGACTTAGGTTTGAGATTAGATTTTTACGAGATTATCTTAATGCTTCAATCCTATTGATAAACAAAAATGCAAATGTAATATTAAACTCGGACGAACAGGTGTATATAGATGACTTTAATCTGAGAAAGATAAGAGACAAGGTCTTTGAAGGCGAAATTGCTGTAAAAAAGCTTCTTATAGGTGATATTATAAAAAGAGAGTATTTGGTTATAGGGTATCCGGTTGTGATAAACAATCATATTATTTCAGGACTGCTTCTTATCACTTCCACCGATGAAATAAGGCAAACATTAAAGATGTACAACAGAATAATTTGGCTTGTTACATTATTCGAAGTTTTAGTTGTCCTGATAATAACATATGCACTGACTCAAAGGATTATCACTCCCATTAAAAAGCTTGCACAGGCTTCAAGAAGGATAGCCGAAGGTGATTTTTCGCAAAAAATACCTATTCCAAATAACAGTGATGATGAAATTAGCGAACTTATTTCATCTTTTAATTATATGACAGAAAAATTAGAAAACTTGGAGATGATGCGAAAAAGTTTTATTTCTAATGTGTCACATGAACTCAGGTCTCCTCTTACTTCAATAAGAGGATTTGTGGAAGGTATATTAGATAGAACTATTCCAGATGACAAAAGAGATTTTTATTTGACTCTTGTAAAAGAGGAAGTTATAAAGCTTAACAACTTGATTAATCAACTTTTAGAATTGTCAAGACTTGAATGGGGAAAAATAAATGTTAATTTGAGTGAATTTAAGATTTATTCTGTGATTGCAGAAGAACTCATTAAATTTGAAAAGCGAATAGAAGAAAAAGAAATAGATGTAAGTTTACAAGTGGATGAAGAACTTGTTGTCAAGGCTGATAGAGATTTGATAAGCAGAGTTATTCACAATCTTCTGGACAATGCTATAAAGTACAACAAGGTTGGCGGGAAGATATATATATATTCTGAAGTAGTAAATGGTAAAGCCTATATAACAATACAAGATACAGGCGTGGGTATTCCTGAAAAGCTACAAAAGCTTATCTGGGAAAGGTTTTATAAGGTTGATGAGTCAAGAAGCCTTGAAAATGGAGTTGGGTTAGGGCTTTCAATTGTAAAAGAGATTATAAAGCTTCATAAACAGAACATCTGGGTTGAAAGTGAGGAAGGTGTGGGCTCAAAGTTTACATTTACGCTTGATTTAAAATAA
- the purL gene encoding phosphoribosylformylglycinamidine synthase subunit PurL, whose product MKKHLYEEVGLTYDEYKMIVEILGREPNELELNLFGVMWSEHCGYKNSKAYLKNLPTKGGHILQGPGENAGIVDIGDGYAVCFKVESHNHPSAVEPYEGAATGVGGIIRDIFTMGARPIALLDSLKFGNLNDNRTKYLFEGVVAGIAGYGNCVGIPTVGGETTFDPVYKNNILVNVMCVGIMKKDKIFKGVAQGVGNSVFYVGHTTGRDGMGGATFASTDLTAESEEKRSAVQVGDPFMEKLLLEACLELFQTDAVVGIQDMGAAGLTSSTCETAARAGTGIEIDVALVPKREEGMNPIEIMLSESQERMLVIVKKEREEEVYKIFEKWGLHAVKIGRVTDDGMLRVLDNGKVLAEVPAKALAHAPAYVREVKEPAIIKEAEKFDVYSIPQPNDLNEVICKMISNPNLASKEYIYRQYDHMVRTDTVIRPGHDASLLRIKGTKKGIAVTIDSNGRYCYLNPYEGVQLVLAESYRNIVAVGAKPLAITDGLNFGNPHYPEIYYQFVKTIEGMKVACEYFETPVTGGNVSFYNQSEEGAIYPTPVIGMIGRIDDIEKAVDISFKNEGDLVAVIGKTSDDIGASEYLSFYHGIVSGRVPKLDLKLHKKVCDKVLECINKALFNSVHDISDGGFAIALIESAIRGSKGAELQIKTELREDFYLFSETPGRFVVTFQESNLRKIQDILDDIELTVVGRVTNEFVINGKINNKEILLDLKEVERIYQEAIPCALKS is encoded by the coding sequence TTGAAAAAACATCTTTATGAAGAAGTAGGTCTGACATACGATGAGTACAAAATGATTGTGGAGATTTTAGGGAGAGAACCGAATGAACTTGAGCTTAATCTTTTTGGAGTTATGTGGTCTGAACACTGTGGATATAAAAACTCAAAAGCCTATTTAAAAAACCTTCCTACAAAAGGTGGACATATACTTCAAGGTCCAGGTGAAAATGCAGGGATTGTTGACATAGGTGATGGATATGCAGTGTGTTTTAAAGTAGAGAGTCACAATCACCCCTCAGCAGTAGAACCGTACGAGGGTGCAGCAACAGGAGTTGGCGGGATAATACGAGATATATTTACAATGGGAGCAAGACCAATAGCTCTTTTAGATTCGCTCAAGTTTGGTAATCTCAATGATAACAGAACTAAATATTTGTTTGAAGGGGTTGTAGCTGGTATTGCAGGATATGGTAACTGTGTAGGTATCCCTACTGTAGGCGGTGAGACTACATTTGACCCTGTTTACAAAAACAATATCTTGGTCAATGTTATGTGTGTAGGTATTATGAAAAAAGATAAAATTTTCAAAGGGGTTGCGCAAGGAGTAGGCAATTCTGTGTTTTATGTTGGGCATACCACTGGCAGAGATGGAATGGGTGGAGCCACATTTGCATCAACCGATCTTACAGCTGAATCAGAAGAAAAAAGATCTGCTGTGCAGGTTGGAGATCCATTTATGGAAAAACTTCTTCTAGAAGCGTGTTTAGAGCTTTTTCAGACTGATGCAGTTGTTGGTATTCAGGACATGGGCGCAGCAGGGCTTACTTCTTCAACGTGCGAAACAGCTGCAAGAGCTGGAACAGGCATCGAAATAGATGTAGCACTTGTTCCAAAAAGAGAAGAAGGTATGAACCCAATTGAAATTATGCTTTCAGAGTCACAAGAAAGAATGCTTGTAATTGTTAAAAAAGAAAGAGAGGAAGAAGTATACAAAATATTCGAAAAATGGGGACTTCATGCAGTAAAGATAGGAAGAGTAACAGATGATGGTATGCTCCGAGTTCTTGACAATGGCAAGGTGTTAGCAGAGGTTCCTGCGAAGGCACTTGCTCATGCGCCAGCCTATGTCAGAGAAGTAAAAGAGCCAGCGATAATAAAAGAGGCTGAAAAATTTGATGTATATTCAATTCCGCAACCAAATGATCTAAACGAGGTTATTTGCAAGATGATTTCAAATCCTAACCTTGCAAGCAAAGAGTACATCTATCGCCAGTATGACCATATGGTCAGAACAGATACTGTCATAAGACCAGGTCATGATGCAAGTCTTTTGAGAATAAAAGGAACAAAGAAAGGAATTGCTGTCACAATAGATAGCAACGGTAGATATTGTTATTTAAATCCATATGAAGGAGTTCAACTTGTGTTGGCAGAAAGTTATAGAAATATCGTGGCTGTGGGAGCAAAACCGCTTGCAATCACAGATGGACTTAACTTTGGAAATCCGCACTATCCAGAAATTTATTACCAATTTGTCAAAACAATTGAAGGAATGAAAGTTGCATGCGAGTATTTCGAAACTCCTGTAACTGGCGGAAATGTATCGTTCTACAACCAGTCAGAAGAAGGAGCTATTTACCCTACACCTGTAATTGGAATGATAGGTAGAATTGACGATATCGAAAAAGCGGTTGACATTTCTTTCAAAAATGAAGGTGATTTGGTTGCAGTTATTGGAAAAACCTCAGATGATATTGGAGCAAGTGAATATCTAAGTTTTTATCATGGAATAGTTTCTGGTAGGGTGCCAAAACTCGATTTAAAGCTTCACAAAAAAGTATGTGATAAAGTCTTAGAATGTATCAACAAAGCTCTTTTCAACTCTGTTCATGATATTTCAGATGGAGGTTTTGCAATTGCTCTTATAGAAAGTGCAATAAGAGGTTCAAAGGGTGCTGAATTGCAAATAAAAACAGAGCTAAGAGAAGATTTTTATCTTTTCAGTGAAACGCCAGGAAGGTTTGTTGTTACATTCCAAGAAAGTAATTTAAGAAAAATACAGGATATATTAGATGACATTGAGCTTACTGTGGTAGGAAGAGTAACAAATGAGTTTGTGATAAATGGTAAGATAAATAATAAGGAGATTCTTTTGGACCTAAAAGAGGTTGAGAGGATATATCAGGAGGCAATACCATGTGCTTTAAAGAGTTAG
- the purC gene encoding phosphoribosylaminoimidazolesuccinocarboxamide synthase: MSYVITKLLYEGKAKKIYETNHQDVVVIEYKDDATAFDGTKRGIINNKGIVNNLVSNHFFKILESNKIPTHFIEQIDERKTAVKKVQIIPVEVIVRNIAAGSLCKRLGLEEGAILKRPILEFCYKNDALRDPQVNQYHILALELATEDEIKKIEEYSFKINDVLRNYLKQVNINLIDFKLEFGRYKGEIILADEISPDTCRFWDVATKEKLDKDRFRRDLGNVEEAYMEILKRLGLDKTK, encoded by the coding sequence ATGAGTTATGTTATTACAAAACTTTTGTATGAAGGCAAAGCAAAGAAGATTTATGAAACTAATCATCAAGATGTTGTTGTGATTGAATACAAAGATGATGCGACAGCTTTTGACGGCACAAAAAGAGGTATAATTAATAATAAAGGAATTGTCAACAACTTAGTATCAAACCATTTTTTCAAAATATTAGAGTCCAACAAAATTCCTACACATTTTATAGAACAGATTGATGAGAGAAAGACAGCTGTTAAGAAAGTACAGATAATTCCAGTTGAAGTTATTGTGAGAAATATAGCTGCAGGTTCACTATGCAAAAGACTTGGACTTGAAGAAGGAGCGATTTTGAAAAGACCCATCTTAGAATTTTGTTACAAGAACGATGCCCTTCGCGACCCTCAGGTGAACCAATACCATATCTTGGCTTTGGAACTTGCAACTGAGGATGAGATTAAAAAGATTGAAGAGTATTCTTTTAAAATTAACGATGTGCTCAGAAACTATCTAAAACAAGTTAACATCAACCTTATCGATTTCAAACTTGAATTTGGCAGGTACAAAGGAGAGATAATCTTGGCTGACGAGATTTCTCCAGACACCTGTAGGTTTTGGGACGTTGCGACTAAAGAAAAGCTTGATAAGGATAGATTTAGAAGAGATCTTGGAAATGTCGAAGAGGCGTACATGGAAATATTAAAAAGACTTGGTCTTGATAAGACGAAGTAA
- a CDS encoding response regulator transcription factor produces the protein MKILVIDDDIKICEVIKLYLEKEGFEVVVTHNGMDGISVFKNEMPDLVILDIMLPKKDGYEVCRELRKISNIPIIMLTAKGETFDKVLGLELGADDYIVKPFDPKELIARIKAVLRRTQGEVNDEKVVVYPNLTVNLTTYEVKLEDKVIDMPPKEIELLYFLASHPNKVFTREQLLDHIWGYNFVGDTRTVDVHIKRIREKIENNKYPWKIKTVWGVGYKFEI, from the coding sequence ATGAAAATCCTTGTTATTGATGATGATATAAAGATATGTGAGGTAATAAAACTCTACTTAGAAAAAGAAGGGTTTGAAGTGGTAGTTACTCACAATGGTATGGATGGAATTTCTGTTTTCAAAAATGAAATGCCCGACCTGGTTATATTAGATATTATGTTGCCCAAAAAAGATGGATATGAGGTTTGTAGAGAACTCAGAAAGATTAGTAACATTCCAATTATAATGCTCACTGCTAAAGGAGAGACTTTTGATAAGGTACTTGGATTAGAGTTAGGAGCAGATGACTATATTGTAAAACCGTTTGATCCTAAAGAGTTAATTGCACGTATAAAAGCAGTACTGAGAAGAACACAGGGTGAAGTCAATGATGAAAAGGTTGTGGTATATCCAAATCTGACAGTAAATCTCACTACATATGAGGTGAAACTTGAAGATAAAGTAATAGATATGCCGCCGAAAGAGATAGAGCTTTTGTATTTTTTAGCATCGCATCCTAATAAAGTGTTTACCCGTGAACAACTTCTTGACCATATATGGGGTTACAATTTTGTTGGTGACACTCGAACAGTTGACGTACACATCAAAAGAATAAGAGAAAAGATCGAAAATAATAAGTATCCTTGGAAGATAAAAACCGTATGGGGTGTAGGTTATAAATTTGAAATTTAG
- a CDS encoding S1C family serine protease encodes MTDKFDFETPNYQPYYSPINFEIPKTIRKKKSIKEYLVAGLIGGIIGALLVSIFFIGYFGVNFNNFKNNANSTLNTLNLNSSSNAEPLTKTVVLNSGNSSFVTDVAQKVGPAVVGIKNKGTAYNWWTDEEQEITIGEGSGVIISKDGYIVTNNHVVSGAKSVSVILSGEKEVPATIVGTDALSDIALLKIDPKYVKAVAPLGDSSKVKVGEFVIAIGNPLGQEFAGTVTFGVVSAVNRKLDMGNGVQIPLIQTDAAINPGNSGGALVNSNGEVIGINTAKISQTGVEGMGFAIPINYVKPIINDLMKYKKVLRPTIGISVMEYYDRNGNVMGMYISKVYSGTGAAKAGLKEGDIILQIDGKKVTTFSDIQSILSNHKIGDVVIIRVLRDGQTKDFKVTLGTPVDTTTDD; translated from the coding sequence ATGACAGATAAATTTGATTTCGAAACTCCAAACTATCAACCATATTACAGTCCTATTAATTTTGAGATTCCTAAAACAATTAGAAAGAAAAAATCTATAAAAGAGTATTTAGTTGCAGGACTTATAGGTGGCATAATTGGTGCGTTGTTGGTTTCAATATTTTTTATTGGTTATTTTGGAGTAAACTTTAATAATTTCAAAAATAATGCAAATTCAACGCTAAATACCCTAAACTTGAATAGTTCGAGCAATGCAGAACCACTGACAAAAACAGTTGTCCTGAATTCAGGTAACAGTTCTTTTGTGACAGATGTAGCTCAAAAAGTTGGTCCGGCTGTTGTGGGTATTAAAAATAAAGGGACAGCTTATAACTGGTGGACTGATGAAGAACAGGAAATCACAATAGGTGAGGGTTCTGGTGTCATAATTAGTAAAGATGGTTATATTGTAACAAATAACCATGTTGTTTCGGGTGCAAAATCTGTGTCCGTGATTTTATCAGGCGAAAAAGAAGTTCCAGCTACAATTGTTGGTACAGACGCTTTGAGTGATATAGCGCTTTTAAAAATTGATCCGAAATATGTAAAGGCTGTTGCTCCTCTTGGTGATTCATCTAAGGTAAAAGTTGGAGAGTTTGTTATTGCAATAGGAAATCCTTTGGGACAAGAGTTTGCTGGCACAGTTACATTTGGCGTTGTGAGTGCAGTAAATAGAAAGCTTGATATGGGAAATGGTGTTCAGATTCCACTTATTCAAACTGATGCTGCAATAAATCCGGGTAACAGTGGTGGTGCACTTGTAAATAGTAATGGTGAAGTTATTGGTATTAACACAGCCAAGATTTCTCAAACAGGTGTTGAAGGAATGGGATTTGCTATTCCAATAAACTATGTAAAACCGATTATAAATGATTTGATGAAATACAAAAAAGTTTTAAGACCAACCATAGGCATATCTGTTATGGAATATTATGATAGAAATGGTAATGTAATGGGGATGTATATTTCAAAGGTTTATTCAGGTACGGGCGCTGCCAAAGCTGGTTTAAAAGAAGGAGATATAATTTTGCAGATAGATGGTAAGAAAGTTACTACATTTTCAGATATTCAATCAATACTTTCAAATCATAAAATTGGTGATGTAGTAATCATAAGAGTTCTGCGGGATGGCCAGACCAAGGACTTCAAAGTGACTTTGGGTACTCCTGTTGATACAACTACTGATGACTAA